Proteins encoded in a region of the Veillonella parvula genome:
- a CDS encoding YraN family protein, with protein sequence MKTISTGKAFNELDSKELGKWGERVATNYIEKIGLTVVDTNYRTRLGEIDIIAKRDLVYHFIEIKARRGMQHGLAREAVTKKKQKHIKRAAMLFLYDLNQKKRRWKEISFDVIEVYLHEDFQSSIHYLPQCF encoded by the coding sequence ATGAAAACGATTAGTACTGGTAAAGCATTTAATGAACTCGATTCAAAAGAACTGGGCAAATGGGGAGAACGAGTAGCCACTAACTATATTGAAAAAATAGGACTTACAGTAGTAGATACAAATTATCGAACGCGGTTAGGAGAAATTGACATCATTGCTAAACGTGATTTAGTCTATCATTTTATTGAAATTAAAGCTCGCCGAGGTATGCAACATGGACTAGCACGTGAGGCAGTTACCAAGAAAAAACAAAAGCATATTAAACGAGCTGCCATGTTGTTTCTATATGATCTAAATCAAAAAAAGCGCCGTTGGAAGGAAATATCCTTTGATGTAATAGAGGTGTATTTACACGAAGACTTTCAAAGTTCTATTCATTATTTACCACAGTGCTTTTAG
- a CDS encoding YifB family Mg chelatase-like AAA ATPase, with translation MYAKLYGATLHGIDGCIITVEVDISQGLPVFDIVGLPNQSVKEARERVRAAIKNSGYEFPMRRIVVNLAPATIRKSSAGLDLAIALGVLLASGQIKGRKAKISTLFDKSLFMGELALDGSLLPTFGTLAMSLAGLDANYSTVYTSIANGKVLQSIPNLTIYGGSSLQEIITILEEQIKPKVVDKNKQISIKKEKVNKHNANKSIPGSLESMPLTGSNENLYTISKSQVTMISNNCVDTSVTDESITIKTNQLYTVDFGDVQGQELGKRAMLISAAGHHHCIMIGPPGGGKTMMAERLPTILPPMTWNEIVEVSRIQDVIGLLGDNGLVTSRPFRHPHHTATLASIVGGGIQGRPGEVTLAHGGVLFMDEAPEFQHQVIDALRQPLESRTITINRSQGNYIYPANFICILAANPCPCGYYHDPHKECVCTETMVKNYQQRLSGPIMDRIDLHIPVERPTLEQLLDTSSSNMTSESMRQQVIMATAMQQKRYEGFDFNSNGAVPHKAISELCNITDKAWSVLVNIFDHFHLSGRAFDRILKVARTIADLEENPKVEPHHISEAMLFRTGK, from the coding sequence ATGTACGCAAAATTATATGGAGCCACCTTGCACGGCATTGATGGATGCATCATTACTGTAGAGGTCGATATATCACAAGGTTTGCCGGTTTTTGATATCGTTGGACTACCTAATCAATCGGTTAAAGAGGCTCGTGAACGGGTACGAGCGGCCATTAAAAATAGTGGATACGAATTTCCAATGAGACGCATCGTAGTCAATTTAGCTCCGGCTACAATTCGTAAAAGTAGCGCTGGACTCGATTTAGCTATCGCTTTAGGGGTTCTGCTTGCATCAGGACAGATAAAGGGGCGTAAAGCAAAGATTTCGACTTTATTTGATAAGAGTTTGTTTATGGGAGAGTTAGCGTTAGATGGTTCGCTATTACCAACCTTTGGGACTTTAGCTATGTCGCTAGCAGGATTAGATGCTAACTATTCAACAGTTTATACAAGTATTGCAAATGGTAAAGTGCTACAGTCTATTCCTAATTTAACCATATATGGTGGATCATCACTACAAGAAATTATTACTATTTTAGAGGAACAAATTAAGCCAAAGGTAGTTGATAAAAATAAACAAATAAGTATCAAAAAAGAAAAAGTAAATAAACACAATGCCAATAAATCAATTCCAGGGTCTTTAGAGTCTATGCCATTAACCGGAAGCAATGAAAATCTATATACAATCAGTAAATCACAAGTAACTATGATTAGTAATAATTGTGTTGATACGTCTGTTACGGATGAAAGTATAACTATAAAGACTAATCAACTATATACAGTTGATTTTGGCGATGTACAAGGTCAAGAGTTAGGCAAACGAGCCATGCTCATTAGTGCTGCAGGTCATCATCATTGTATTATGATAGGGCCTCCAGGTGGGGGTAAAACGATGATGGCAGAACGATTGCCGACCATATTGCCTCCTATGACTTGGAATGAAATTGTTGAAGTGAGTCGTATACAAGATGTAATAGGTTTGCTGGGCGATAATGGGCTAGTTACATCTAGACCTTTTAGACATCCTCATCATACGGCTACTTTGGCTAGTATAGTCGGTGGAGGAATTCAGGGACGTCCTGGAGAGGTAACATTAGCTCACGGAGGTGTATTATTTATGGATGAAGCGCCTGAGTTTCAACACCAAGTAATCGATGCATTACGACAGCCTTTAGAGTCTAGAACGATTACTATAAATCGGTCTCAAGGAAATTATATATATCCAGCTAATTTTATTTGTATTCTTGCGGCCAATCCTTGTCCTTGTGGGTATTACCATGATCCTCATAAGGAATGTGTCTGTACAGAAACGATGGTTAAAAACTATCAGCAACGGTTATCAGGGCCGATTATGGATCGTATTGATTTGCATATTCCCGTTGAGAGACCGACCCTTGAACAGCTGTTAGATACATCATCTTCAAATATGACGAGTGAAAGTATGAGACAACAAGTTATCATGGCCACTGCTATGCAACAGAAACGATATGAAGGTTTTGACTTTAATTCGAATGGAGCAGTTCCTCATAAGGCAATTAGTGAACTATGCAATATTACAGATAAGGCTTGGAGTGTTTTAGTCAATATATTTGACCATTTTCATTTAAGTGGGCGAGCTTTTGATCGCATATTAAAGGTGGCTCGTACAATTGCTGATTTAGAAGAAAATCCAAAAGTAGAACCACATCATATTTCTGAAGCAATGTTATTTAGAACTGGCAAATAA